The [Clostridium] scindens ATCC 35704 nucleotide sequence TAAAAGTCCTATGAAGATAAACGCACATAAAGGAACCGCCAAAGTAGATTGGATAGATTGCCATCTCTACTTTGGCGGTTTCTTTTGCGTAACTAGATTTCTTCGCCTCTTTTATATTTCTCCAGAACATTCTGGATACGCTCGTTGGGATTCAGAATGCTGCTGATGGAACCGTCATGGTTCAGGGTATCAATCATCAGCGCGATGTATTTGCTCATCTCGCAGCTGATATAGTATGGACGTTCCAGAAGTTCCGGCGTCTGATAGATCAGGTTAGTGGTCAGAATGGCATCGATCAGGCCATCTTCGTAGGCTTTGTCAAACTTCTCGAGGCCATTGGTGAACAAGCCGAAGGTAGCTGCAGCAAAAATCCGCCTTGCCTTGCGCTGCTTTAATTGTCGCGCTACATCCAGGATACTGTCACCGGAAGAGATCATGTCATCCAGGATAATGACATCCTTTCCCTCCACAGAAGAGCCCAGGAATTCATGGGCAACAATCGGATTGCGTCCATTGACGATCTTCGTATAGTCGCGCCGTTTGTAGAACATACCCATATCCAGATTCAGCATGTTGGCCAGATAGATCGCGCGCTCGGTGGCCCCCTCGTCCGGGCTGATCGCCATCATGTGGTCGCAGTCGATCTGCAGATCCTTGAAGTTGCGAAGAAGCCCTTTGATAAACTGGTATGTGGGGCGAACCGTCTCGAAGCCATTCAGAGGGATGGCATTCTGCACCCTTGGATCATGGGCGTCAAAAGTAATGATATTGTCTACGCCCATTCGCACCAGTTCCTGAAGTGCCAGGGCGCAGTCCAGGGATTCCCGGCTGCTTCTCTTGTGCTGGCGGCTTTCATACAAGAACGGCATGATCACGTTGAGGCGGCGGGCCTTTCCGCCGATAGCTGCGATGACACGCTTCAGATTCTGATAATGATCGTCCGGGGACATGTGATTCTCATGTCCTGTCAGCGAGTAAGTCAGGCTGTAATTGCAGACGTCTACCATCAGATAGATATCCATTCCCCTGACAGAGTCATTGATAATGCCTTTGGCTTCACCGGAGCCAAAACGGGGGACTTTTGCATCTATTAGAAATGTATCCCGTTCATAACCGTGGAAAACGATGTCATCCTTGTGAGCATGTCCATCCTCTTTCCTCCATTTGACGAGGTAATTATTTACCTTGTCTCCCATTTCTTTACATCCGTCAAGGGCAATGATTCCAAGCGCTCCTACAGGAATGTTGTCAAGATTACGATCGTTACGGCGTAACATCTTTTGTACCTCCCAGGTTTAATAATTTTTTTTGGATACGGATATCATCTCCGGTAAGGCGCAGAATCGTATAGTTACTGCTGATCCGGGAGAAAGTCCGCTCCGAATAGATAGATTTTATGTCTTCCAATGCAAGATTGGTAGATATAATGGTTGATTTCTGCCTTAAAATACGCTCATTGAGGCAGATAAACAACTGCGATACCGTAAAAGAATTTGGAAGTTCCGTGCCCAGGTCATCTATGATCAGAAGGTCGCAGTCATAGATGTGCTCGCAGGCGTCGGAGTCCTTTGTATCTTTTCTGCCAAATGCGCTCTCGGCAAATATATCAAAGAGCTGTGTCGCAGTAAAATATATAACAGAAAATGATGCATCGATCAACTCTTTGGCAATACAATGAGAGAGGAAAGTCTTTCCTACCCCCGTATCTCCATATAATAGTATGTTTTGAAACTCTGTGGAAAATGTATCTATGAATTCATGACAGGCTTTCAGCGCGGTCTGTATGGCTTCCAGCGAGGATCTTCCGGTCAGAGGATCAATATGGTTGCTGGAATAAAACCCCAGAGAACAGGTAGAAAAGTTCTCTTTGCCTAATATTTCCTGTAGATTTGACTGCGTGTACAAAAGATCCACGATGGCTTTCTTAAAACAGTGGCATTTTTTCGTGCCGATATATCCGGTATCCTTACAGTCCGGGCAGGTATAATGAAGTTCCAGGTAATCCTTTGGCAGTCCATGAGATTCAAGCAGCTGGGATTTGCGTTGGGACAGGCTGCGGACATCTTCCTTCAGAGAAGAAAGTGCCCCCTGATTGCCGTCCAGAAGGCTGCGGGCCTTTTCTACGCTTAAGGAGGAGATAGAATGATCCAATTCTTCCAGGGCCGGAATCAGGGAATATGCTTTTTCATAGCGTCTCCTTAACTGGTATTCATTATCCAGTTGTCTTTGTTCGTAAGTACGCATCAACTGATCGTACTGGGAATTGGAAAGTGCCATATTATGGTAGATCTCCTTATATTATTGTGCTTACTGCTGAACCAGCTTGCGCTCCAGGTCGTCCATATCATAGGAACGGCCGTCGAAATTGTTGAATTTATTATTCTTTGTATTGATGGCAGGCTTGGCAGCCTGTTTTTTCTTGCGTTCTTTTTCTCTCAGGTAATCAGCGTCCAGGGCTTCGATATCCTTCAGATAATGGACATTCTTGCCAAGCCAGTTTTTGAGGATGGTATCCGTATACTCAAAATTTGGCTGATGGATGGTGTTCATAGTACGGTTGCATGCTTCCAATATGATGTCCAGCGCGAAGCCATACTCCTCATTCCATTTGCGGATATAAGCAATCTCGGAAGTGGCGGGAGCCCGTCCCTTGATTCCGTAAGCGTTTAATATGGAATAGCAGTTCTTGTTATATAAGATCGTGCTGGACTTGGCTGCCTCCACGGTAGTAATCTTCTGGTCATCCCAGGAGAGGGCTACCTTCTGGATGTAATGCATGCTTTTATGCCCGTTCTCGACACAGTATTCGATGAGATACTCGATCAATTCCGCCGACATGTGCAGCGTATCGTAAAAATATGTAATGGTGTCAATATCCATGGAAGACAGCGTCTTTCC carries:
- a CDS encoding ribose-phosphate pyrophosphokinase; this encodes MLRRNDRNLDNIPVGALGIIALDGCKEMGDKVNNYLVKWRKEDGHAHKDDIVFHGYERDTFLIDAKVPRFGSGEAKGIINDSVRGMDIYLMVDVCNYSLTYSLTGHENHMSPDDHYQNLKRVIAAIGGKARRLNVIMPFLYESRQHKRSSRESLDCALALQELVRMGVDNIITFDAHDPRVQNAIPLNGFETVRPTYQFIKGLLRNFKDLQIDCDHMMAISPDEGATERAIYLANMLNLDMGMFYKRRDYTKIVNGRNPIVAHEFLGSSVEGKDVIILDDMISSGDSILDVARQLKQRKARRIFAAATFGLFTNGLEKFDKAYEDGLIDAILTTNLIYQTPELLERPYYISCEMSKYIALMIDTLNHDGSISSILNPNERIQNVLEKYKRGEEI
- a CDS encoding ATP-binding protein, which gives rise to MALSNSQYDQLMRTYEQRQLDNEYQLRRRYEKAYSLIPALEELDHSISSLSVEKARSLLDGNQGALSSLKEDVRSLSQRKSQLLESHGLPKDYLELHYTCPDCKDTGYIGTKKCHCFKKAIVDLLYTQSNLQEILGKENFSTCSLGFYSSNHIDPLTGRSSLEAIQTALKACHEFIDTFSTEFQNILLYGDTGVGKTFLSHCIAKELIDASFSVIYFTATQLFDIFAESAFGRKDTKDSDACEHIYDCDLLIIDDLGTELPNSFTVSQLFICLNERILRQKSTIISTNLALEDIKSIYSERTFSRISSNYTILRLTGDDIRIQKKLLNLGGTKDVTP
- a CDS encoding DnaD domain protein, yielding MKKLTLTNYAQGNTTVLENEFIDHHMVKANGEYVKVYLLLLRHMNEPSGMLSVSEIADKLECTEKDVVRALNYWKKQRLLDYCEDFEELPASESAPASYRKNAASDEITADSSPLQDVQDDSASVPNIQQYRSRKERKEFKELLFVAEQYLGKTLSSMDIDTITYFYDTLHMSAELIEYLIEYCVENGHKSMHYIQKVALSWDDQKITTVEAAKSSTILYNKNCYSILNAYGIKGRAPATSEIAYIRKWNEEYGFALDIILEACNRTMNTIHQPNFEYTDTILKNWLGKNVHYLKDIEALDADYLREKERKKKQAAKPAINTKNNKFNNFDGRSYDMDDLERKLVQQ